A region of Geobacillus sp. 46C-IIa DNA encodes the following proteins:
- the ilvA gene encoding threonine ammonia-lyase IlvA, producing MEQQLKRKQGAVYVEDILIAYHTLKDVVFHTPLQKNPLLSERYGCNVYLKREDLQVVRSFKLRGAYNRMKHLTDEERSNGIVCASAGNHAQGVAYSCRALGVHGKIYMPATTPRQKVSQVQLFGKDMIEIVLVGDTFDDSYNEAVKCAEAEGRTFIHPFDDEYVIAGQGTIGVEVLNDCDEPINFLFASIGGGGLMAGLGTYVKSISPATKVVGVEPAGAPSMKAALEQGHVVTLGEIDKFIDGAAVKTVGEKTFALCREVLDDIVVVPEGKVCTTILELYNENAIVAEPAGALPIAALEFYKEQIRGKTVVCVVSGGNNDIDRMQEIKERSMIYEGLQHYFIVNFPQRAGALREFLDEVLGPTDDITRFEYTKKNNKESGPALVGIELKRREDYAPLIERMKKKGFPFQEVNKDPNLFHLLI from the coding sequence ATGGAACAACAACTAAAACGGAAACAAGGGGCGGTGTACGTCGAGGACATTTTGATCGCGTATCATACGCTAAAAGACGTTGTTTTCCATACGCCGCTGCAAAAAAACCCGCTTCTGTCCGAGCGCTATGGGTGCAACGTCTACTTGAAGCGCGAAGACTTGCAAGTCGTGCGTTCATTTAAGTTGCGCGGAGCGTACAACCGAATGAAGCATTTAACCGATGAGGAGCGAAGCAACGGGATCGTATGCGCCAGCGCCGGCAACCATGCCCAAGGGGTTGCCTATTCGTGCCGGGCGCTCGGGGTGCACGGAAAAATTTATATGCCGGCGACAACGCCTCGGCAAAAAGTATCGCAAGTGCAGCTGTTCGGCAAAGACATGATCGAGATCGTCCTTGTCGGCGACACGTTTGACGACTCATACAACGAGGCAGTGAAATGCGCGGAAGCGGAAGGGCGCACGTTTATCCATCCGTTTGATGACGAATACGTCATCGCCGGGCAAGGGACCATCGGTGTTGAGGTGTTAAACGACTGTGACGAACCGATCAACTTTTTGTTCGCCAGCATCGGCGGCGGCGGACTGATGGCCGGGCTGGGGACATATGTGAAAAGCATCTCGCCGGCGACCAAAGTGGTCGGCGTCGAGCCGGCCGGCGCTCCGTCGATGAAAGCGGCGCTTGAACAAGGTCATGTCGTGACGCTTGGGGAGATCGATAAGTTCATCGACGGCGCCGCGGTCAAAACGGTCGGGGAAAAAACGTTTGCCCTATGCCGGGAAGTGCTCGACGATATCGTTGTCGTTCCAGAAGGAAAAGTATGCACAACGATTTTAGAGCTGTACAACGAAAACGCCATCGTCGCCGAACCGGCGGGAGCGCTCCCGATTGCCGCCCTTGAGTTTTACAAAGAGCAAATCCGCGGCAAAACGGTTGTTTGCGTCGTGAGCGGCGGCAACAACGACATCGACCGGATGCAGGAAATTAAAGAGCGCTCGATGATTTATGAAGGGTTGCAGCACTATTTCATCGTCAACTTCCCGCAGCGGGCCGGAGCGCTGCGCGAGTTTTTAGATGAGGTGCTCGGTCCGACCGATGACATCACCCGGTTTGAATATACGAAGAAAAACAATAAAGAAAGCGGACCGGCGCTCGTCGGCATCGAGTTAAAACGGCGCGAAGACTATGCGCCGCTCATTGAACGGATGAAGAAAAAAGGGTTTCCGTTCCAGGAAGTGAATAAAGATCCGAACTTATTCCATTTGCTGATTTGA
- a CDS encoding YpjP family protein codes for MPTWLRKTLVAAITVCTFGLVTPPASLLAAEEPPADDAPSSDWQHNAASSAAEAASLTRAQFVEQTVEKAMARSHEKFGRKIAPVIEDEFRAVILPRIEEVIAELAGRYPEEELRYLAVSENPSGGQGERIFHIYRADTGEDVIRFHVRREHPPQDGYWFQFHYHTRDDGFQAHYELGKIYWSKNTPPNWRT; via the coding sequence CTGCCGACATGGCTTCGGAAAACGCTTGTTGCCGCGATCACCGTCTGTACGTTTGGTCTTGTGACGCCGCCCGCGTCGCTTCTTGCGGCCGAGGAGCCGCCAGCTGACGATGCGCCATCTTCCGATTGGCAACATAATGCCGCAAGTTCGGCAGCGGAGGCGGCTTCGCTCACCCGCGCCCAATTTGTCGAGCAGACGGTGGAAAAAGCGATGGCTCGGTCGCATGAAAAGTTTGGCCGCAAAATCGCTCCCGTGATTGAGGATGAGTTTCGCGCCGTCATTTTGCCGCGCATTGAGGAAGTGATCGCCGAGCTCGCCGGGCGCTATCCGGAAGAAGAGCTCCGCTATTTAGCCGTATCAGAAAATCCGTCTGGCGGGCAAGGCGAACGCATTTTCCATATTTACCGCGCCGATACGGGAGAAGATGTCATTCGCTTCCACGTCCGCCGTGAACATCCGCCGCAAGACGGGTATTGGTTCCAATTTCATTACCATACGCGCGATGACGGATTTCAAGCCCATTATGAATTAGGAAAAATTTATTGGTCAAAAAATACGCCGCCGAACTGGCGGACGTAG
- a CDS encoding toxin, producing MKRLLISLLAALFAVPLLSLSPYPAAHGVLLEESGLDVQAVPSHDVLGRIVIVPEADFSPDEANEMIRTLARIDRRILERAANHHIYIQLLTGPITDEPAARHLRGETPRGYAPGSKTWDEVPGLGGSHLVLVRLGHSEKGKGHGSVNLELHEFAHSLDYIVFERIHETDEFQAIWREEAPRLFPGESYFLTYPEEYFAESFAYYYASDETRETLRTAAPNTYTFIRQLAERAS from the coding sequence ATGAAACGGTTACTGATTAGTTTGCTGGCGGCGCTGTTCGCCGTTCCGCTTCTGTCGCTTTCGCCGTACCCGGCTGCGCACGGCGTGCTGCTTGAAGAAAGCGGCCTTGATGTTCAGGCGGTCCCATCGCATGATGTGCTTGGCCGCATCGTCATCGTTCCGGAGGCGGACTTTTCGCCTGATGAAGCCAATGAGATGATTCGGACGCTTGCTCGTATTGACCGCCGCATTTTAGAGCGGGCGGCGAACCACCATATTTATATTCAATTGTTGACAGGCCCGATTACCGATGAACCGGCCGCCCGCCATTTGCGCGGGGAAACGCCGCGCGGCTATGCGCCGGGGTCAAAAACGTGGGATGAGGTGCCGGGCCTTGGCGGGTCGCATTTAGTGCTCGTCCGCCTCGGCCATAGCGAAAAAGGAAAAGGGCACGGCTCGGTCAACTTAGAGCTGCATGAATTTGCCCATTCGTTAGATTACATCGTCTTTGAGCGCATTCACGAAACGGACGAATTTCAAGCGATTTGGAGGGAAGAAGCGCCGCGGCTGTTTCCTGGCGAATCTTATTTTTTAACGTATCCGGAAGAGTATTTTGCTGAATCGTTCGCCTATTATTATGCAAGCGACGAGACGCGGGAAACGCTGCGGACGGCGGCGCCGAACACATACACCTTCATCCGCCAGCTGGCGGAGCGAGCCTCATAA
- the thyA gene encoding thymidylate synthase — translation MRQYLQLLEDILENGVEKEDRTGVGTLSVFGRQLRFNLQDGFPLVTTKKLHIRSIIYELLWFLKGDTNVRYLQENGVTIWDEWADENGDLGPVYGAQWRSWKGADGKTVDQIAWVVEEIKRNPNSRRLLVSAWNVAELDEMKLPPCHYAFQFYVAGGRLSCMWQQRSVDTFLGLPFNIASYALLTHMIAEQCGLDVGELIFTGGDVHLYKNHVEQAKLQLTREPRPLPKLVIKRKPPSIFDYEYDDFDIVGYDPHPAIKAPVAV, via the coding sequence TTGCGGCAATATTTGCAGCTATTGGAGGATATTTTGGAAAACGGCGTCGAAAAGGAGGACCGGACAGGTGTCGGCACGCTGTCGGTGTTCGGCCGTCAGCTGCGGTTTAATTTACAGGACGGATTCCCGCTCGTGACGACGAAAAAGTTACATATCCGCTCGATCATTTATGAACTGCTTTGGTTTTTAAAAGGAGACACCAATGTCCGCTATTTGCAGGAAAACGGCGTGACGATTTGGGATGAGTGGGCCGACGAAAACGGTGATCTTGGGCCTGTGTACGGGGCGCAATGGCGGTCATGGAAAGGGGCGGATGGGAAAACGGTCGACCAAATCGCCTGGGTCGTCGAGGAGATCAAGAGAAATCCGAACTCGCGCCGGCTGCTTGTGAGTGCCTGGAATGTGGCGGAGTTAGACGAGATGAAGCTGCCGCCGTGCCATTATGCGTTTCAGTTTTATGTGGCGGGCGGCCGGTTGTCGTGCATGTGGCAGCAGCGCTCCGTCGATACGTTTTTAGGGCTGCCGTTTAACATCGCCAGCTACGCGCTGTTGACGCATATGATCGCCGAGCAGTGCGGGCTTGATGTCGGCGAGCTCATTTTCACCGGCGGGGATGTCCACTTGTATAAAAACCATGTTGAGCAGGCCAAACTGCAGCTGACGCGCGAGCCGCGCCCGCTGCCGAAGCTCGTTATTAAACGGAAACCGCCGTCCATTTTTGACTATGAATACGACGATTTTGACATCGTCGGCTATGATCCTCATCCGGCGATTAAAGCGCCGGTGGCGGTGTAA
- a CDS encoding YpmP family protein, which yields MLFKSLEFQNAYGQKVKIIEIPVLEEENTYRFMIQLRLEAFIAKVYRSRTNRSVYSFREHLKKVLKWPIYEQIFKETVLKHNA from the coding sequence TTGCTATTCAAAAGCCTCGAGTTTCAAAACGCGTATGGGCAGAAAGTGAAGATTATCGAAATTCCTGTATTGGAGGAAGAGAACACGTACCGATTTATGATCCAGCTTCGCTTGGAGGCGTTTATTGCCAAAGTGTACCGATCAAGGACCAACCGTTCTGTTTACTCGTTCCGGGAACACTTGAAGAAAGTGTTGAAATGGCCAATATATGAACAAATCTTTAAAGAAACGGTGTTGAAACATAACGCATAA
- a CDS encoding YndM family protein produces the protein MRHIVPFIVKLAAWSVVLFSMFTIFNAPLSLISVMTIITVFVSYVIGDLLVLPRVGNFVAAALDVPLSFLLVWPVSFALFAPTVNMAYAAFFSSLAIGAVEAFFHLYMENHVLEEAGREEAYRWYDEGRWATEFAEEQEFKKEDDRT, from the coding sequence ATGAGGCATATCGTTCCATTTATCGTCAAGCTTGCCGCTTGGAGCGTCGTTTTATTTTCGATGTTTACGATTTTTAATGCTCCGCTTTCCTTGATTTCAGTCATGACAATTATAACGGTGTTCGTTTCCTATGTCATCGGCGATCTGCTTGTGTTGCCGCGCGTTGGAAACTTTGTCGCTGCCGCCCTTGATGTGCCGCTCTCCTTTTTGCTTGTATGGCCTGTGAGCTTTGCGTTGTTTGCCCCGACAGTCAATATGGCGTATGCCGCCTTTTTCAGCTCGCTCGCCATTGGCGCGGTCGAGGCGTTTTTCCATTTGTATATGGAAAACCATGTGCTCGAAGAGGCGGGGCGGGAGGAGGCATATCGCTGGTATGATGAGGGGAGATGGGCAACGGAGTTCGCCGAGGAGCAAGAGTTCAAAAAAGAAGACGACCGGACATAA
- a CDS encoding dihydrofolate reductase codes for MISHIVAMDENRVIGKDNRLPWHLPADLAYFKRVTMGHAIVMGRKTFEAIGRPLPGRENVVVTRNHQFRPEGCLVLHSLEEVKQWIAARGDEVFVIGGAELFEATMPIADRLYVTNIFASFPGDTFYPPISEKEWKIASYTPGIKDEQNPYEHAFLIYERKKQNEPDGR; via the coding sequence ATGATTTCGCACATTGTGGCGATGGACGAAAATCGGGTGATCGGCAAAGACAACCGGCTGCCGTGGCATTTGCCGGCCGATTTAGCGTATTTCAAACGGGTAACGATGGGGCATGCCATCGTGATGGGGCGCAAAACGTTTGAAGCGATCGGCCGGCCGCTTCCCGGCCGGGAAAACGTCGTCGTAACGCGCAACCATCAGTTTCGCCCGGAAGGCTGCCTCGTGCTCCATTCGCTTGAGGAAGTCAAGCAATGGATTGCGGCGCGCGGTGATGAAGTGTTTGTCATCGGCGGAGCCGAGTTGTTTGAAGCGACGATGCCGATCGCCGATCGGCTGTATGTGACAAACATTTTTGCCTCGTTCCCCGGCGATACGTTTTACCCCCCTATTTCCGAAAAAGAGTGGAAAATCGCCTCCTATACGCCGGGAATCAAAGACGAACAAAATCCGTATGAGCACGCCTTTCTTATTTATGAGCGGAAAAAGCAGAATGAGCCCGATGGCCGGTAG
- a CDS encoding LL-diaminopimelate aminotransferase, translating to MKKAKRMNAFSASIFAELAAYRQQRRHLHDEWIDLSVGSPDLPPAPFVRGAIARYAEEPNAYGYTLKGIREFHEAVADYYRTAHGVVLNPETEVTYVIGSQDGLVHLPMVFADPGDVILVPDPGYPAYAAGVAMAEAAPYFMPLKEENGFLPDLHAIPEEIAKRAAIMFLNFPGNPVPAVATESFYREVVEFAKRYDVLVVSDFAYGELYYDGNKPVSFLSVPGAKDVGVEINSLSKSYHMAGCRIGYLCGNADVIRAFAEFKSNLDYGIFWPIQKAAAEALRYGADFCAESRAIYQARRDAFINGLAEIGWEVDRPQAGMFVWAKVPDGWTSLSFTKALIDRAGVVVTPGHAFGPSGEGYVRIALVEPEEKLRRAVEKLRASGLFERLAADRR from the coding sequence ATGAAAAAAGCGAAACGAATGAACGCGTTCTCCGCGTCCATTTTTGCCGAACTGGCAGCGTACCGCCAACAGCGGCGCCATCTTCATGACGAATGGATCGACTTAAGCGTCGGCAGCCCGGATTTGCCGCCGGCGCCGTTTGTGCGCGGGGCGATCGCTCGCTACGCCGAGGAGCCGAACGCCTACGGATATACATTAAAAGGCATTCGCGAATTTCACGAGGCGGTCGCCGATTACTACCGGACGGCGCACGGCGTCGTGCTGAATCCAGAGACGGAAGTGACGTATGTCATCGGGTCGCAAGACGGCCTTGTCCATTTGCCGATGGTGTTTGCTGATCCAGGCGATGTCATTTTGGTGCCGGATCCCGGATATCCAGCGTACGCCGCCGGTGTGGCCATGGCCGAAGCGGCGCCGTACTTTATGCCATTGAAGGAAGAAAACGGCTTTTTGCCTGATTTGCATGCCATTCCAGAGGAGATCGCCAAACGGGCGGCGATCATGTTTCTTAACTTTCCAGGGAATCCGGTGCCCGCCGTTGCGACCGAATCGTTTTATCGCGAAGTGGTCGAGTTTGCGAAGCGGTACGACGTGCTTGTCGTCTCTGATTTTGCTTATGGCGAGCTGTATTACGACGGAAACAAACCAGTGAGCTTTCTTTCCGTCCCCGGGGCGAAAGACGTCGGGGTGGAAATCAACTCGCTGTCCAAAAGCTATCACATGGCCGGCTGCCGAATCGGCTATTTGTGCGGCAATGCCGACGTGATTCGCGCGTTTGCCGAGTTTAAATCCAATTTGGACTACGGCATTTTTTGGCCGATTCAAAAGGCGGCTGCGGAAGCGCTTCGTTATGGCGCTGATTTTTGTGCGGAAAGCCGCGCCATCTATCAAGCGCGCCGCGATGCGTTCATTAACGGATTGGCGGAGATCGGCTGGGAAGTGGACCGTCCGCAAGCTGGCATGTTTGTTTGGGCGAAAGTCCCGGACGGCTGGACATCGCTCTCGTTTACGAAGGCGCTGATTGACCGTGCCGGGGTTGTCGTGACGCCCGGGCACGCGTTTGGGCCGAGCGGCGAAGGCTACGTGCGCATCGCCCTCGTCGAGCCGGAAGAGAAATTGCGCCGTGCCGTCGAGAAACTGCGGGCGAGCGGCTTGTTCGAGCGGCTGGCCGCTGACCGACGATAA